The Osmerus mordax isolate fOsmMor3 chromosome 5, fOsmMor3.pri, whole genome shotgun sequence DNA window ATGAGGAAGTAAATCCATACTTGATAGAGGACATACTTGCTGTAAACAAATCTCTTTTACAGCCCCCATCTCCAGAATGTCGCGGAATTCATCTGACCGCGATTGTAAGGCACGGTACACGATATCCAACAAGCAAAAATGTTAAGAAAATGAGGCAACTCCACAACCTGATTGTGCGCGAAGTCTCGGACCCGGAGGTGCAGCGTGAAATAAAGCAATGGAAAATGTGGTACACTGACGAAATGGACGGTCGGTTAGTACAGAAGGGTGTGGATGATCACAGGCATCTAGCAGTCAGGCTGTCAAAGTTATTTCCCTCATTGATAACCGAGAAAAAGCTTCGAGATGGTAATATCAAGTTTATGACAAGCTCAAAGCACAGATGTGTGAACAGCACTATGGCTTTCAAGGGAGGATTGACACAGCTGTGGAATATTAAAGGTAGAGGATGTTCGTTTGGGGAATTTGAGTTTACTATTGAAACGAAGTAAACAATTCAATTGCAATATCAATGCACACCCCCATTTACATTACAGATATCATTGTTCAGTTGTCTAAAATGTTGCTTTACCTGTCAACTGCTGCTTTGACATTGTTACTATTTCCTCCATAGATCAAAATGTTGACCACGAGGTTAACGATGCTCTTATGAGATTCTTTGACCATTGTACCAAGTTTGTGGAGACAGTTGAGAACAACCCACCTGCTCTGGCTGAGTTGGATAAATTTAAGTTGGGGGCAGAGATGACAAGGGTCCAGGAGAAGATTGCAGACCGACTCACTGTCCCTTATTCACGCATCACTGCAGGTCTGTATAAATTGCAGTTATGTACAAGTTGCTGTTGAAATGCAGAATATGTTGGGTTGTCTCTCTTCTTTATTGTAGGCCTGTTCTCCCGTCCAACTGTCAGACTACAGTATGTGCAAAGACTGGTAGGCTATATGACGAAGTTCTGGACTATCTAGTCATTTACTGGATTGCAGGGGCTTATAACAATAGTGGATCTGTGTTTCTATTGACCTATACATCTGTATTTTTATTGCAAAATCATGTATTAAATAAGAAACAATCGTAAGAACCACTTCCTTGAAAAAGAGGAAGTGGCAGTAGATGGAGACATTTTCTCATTTGTGGGTTAACTTACAAGTGTCACATGAAGTCACATGAACAAACAAGTTCTTAACAATTATTGAATCTGTGGAAATTCTGAACCTTAAAATATCAATTAGACTTGAATCTATATTCTGTAACCTTTCCCCTAAAGATATGGCTGAGGCTGCATTTTACCTGTGTGCGTACGAGTTTGCAATCAAGACGGAAAACTCTCCCTGGTGTCAACTGTTTGATGAGGTAGACGCACAGGTACTGTATCCCACCACATGCTTTGAGATCTCAAAGCATTCTCAATACATAACTCTGAGTAATGACTAGGTAAAGCAGATATGCTTGCTTGATTTAAACATGCTTAATCTAGTTATTAAagtgaaaaaacaaacatccaCTGAGACAGTGGGAAGCATAACCAAATTCATTAgaggaaaaaaaataatctacTGATCCTCTTACAATGTGGCCTGTTCTCTTCATTATCTAGGCGTATGTCAGAAACTACTGGACATTAAATGGGGGTGTATGTAATGTTgatcttcaaactgacaaactCAGATGGCCCACACATATCTAAATATTACCACATAAAGAAAGATTCACTCAAATCCCTGCTAACAATCTGCAATGTTGCACAGTATTATTATTAAATATAAGGCTGCATTTACCCTAACTTTAGGTTTTGGAGTATGCAAATGATCTGAAGCAGTTTTGGAAAAGAGGTTACGGTCACGACATTAACAGCAAGACAAGCTGCATCCTCTTCCATGATGTTTTTAGTCGTCTGGAAAGAGCTGCCGGAGAAAGCAGGTAATTGGCTGTTGGTAACCCAGTGAACTACACACTCAATCTTTGAGTATACACTCTGGATATTCATAGAAGGCACTGGGTTAAAGGGAAATGTACACATTCCTGTTTCTTTATCTTCATCTTTTCATACAATGTGTGCAGTTAGAAATGTCATAACATATTTTGTAATGTAATTCTATTGGAATCCCAATGGAAAAGACTAGGTGACACACCAAATGGATAAGCAGTGAAATGAGCTATTTACAAAAGCTTAACTGTCAGATACAGTGTCTGTTTCGGTCATTAACGGCCCTATTCAGAGGCCTGTGCAAACCGGACACTCATCCTCATGTGCAAGGCAACTAGTGCAAATACTGTTAACCATATCTTGGTTGCACCGCAGTCCACTATCACTATACAACCACTAAGTCAAGTACAATTTGTTGAGAAAATGTATACATGTACTTGTACCGACACTTACAGgagaaaatgagaaaaacatggacatcacacacatcattcCCCATTACTGTATGAAACTGGCTGGATGTTTCCCCATGATATATATCTttggtgtatttgtgtgcatgtgtattttgagtacaaaatgaacacattttcatCATGACAACGCCCCTGAACTATAGCAGTAATTTCACAATGATGCAGCAGAAATGTGTTATCTTTCTCAAAGAAACTGGATGGGTGAGTTAAGCAtgcacattgtgtgtgttacagaataTGCAATACCATACAGTACACAGAGCTTTTTTCCCCAAGTTTGTAGAGTAGTAAAACCTCAATCCACATTAGCGGTGCACAAATAACCGTTGGTTAAAATACACTGAGATAGATGATTgatgtttttgtattgcttaaaacaTTAATGCATTAGGGCAAGTGTAGACAGTAGGAAAACAAATTAAGTctgaaaagaaaatgtaaattcACAAAGTCTCCCTTGATGTTTTAAAGTGAAATTAAAGTAAAAAGAAAGAGGAATTAAAGTAAAAAGAAAGAGGAATGTGTAATATTTTTTCTCTAGGGCACCAACCAAATAATTATAAGTGTAATTTGAGATTAATGAATCCAGTCACCAGTCAGTTGCACACTCTGTTCAAAGGGCAGGTGAGTCTCCTCTTACCTGTGATTAACAGGCCGACTGTTCCCACAGAACAACGAGTTTTGCAAGTCATAGTGATGCAagcattgtgtgtatgtgcactccTCAGGTTGGTTGCTGTATCAATATGaagaaaatacatatttttggcaggaaggtggtaAGAAGTTCTGATAAAACCACTCAATAAACTAGTAAATTATgcagtttaaaatgtattttaaaaatGCACTAAATTCAGTGACAAATGACTTTGCTACTTCATTTTTTTTGGTATAGACATAAATGTCAGAGGTTTTTTGGTACTAATTATTTAAATGTGATGTGAGCTTATTTATTATCAATTTGATGATCTTTTGATAAGAATCAACACTGGACATATAGGAGCACCCCCTCACACTGTATGTACCTTGTGATCTGTCAGATCCGGGGAGAAAGTGACAGAAGCTGTTACCATCCAGGTGGGCCATGCCGAGACACTTCTGCCCCTGCTTACCCTCCTAGGCTTCTTTAAGGACAGTGAAGCCCTGACCTCTACCAACTACGCCACACAGAGCCAGAGATCCTTCCGCACCAGCCAGATGCTTCCCTACACAGCCAACCTGCTCCTGGTGCTCTACGACTGTGGGGACCAGGGCCTGAGGCTGCAACCATTCCTGAACGAGAGGCCCCTAGCCTTCCCAGGCCTGGGTGCCAACGAGGGCTATGCCCCACTCTACAAAGATGTCAGAGAGCACTATAAGTATCTGCTAGATGGCTGTGACTTTGAAACAGAGTGCCAGCTGTTTCCACCTCATTAAATGGATCTAATGCTATCAGGCATCCCTATTCAGGAATTGAATAACAGTGTACAATGCTTCATGATAGTGTGGTTGAAAAAGATTGTTATACCTAAACATAAGTTAAACGTTAGCTACCATAGTATTATACAGGATGACTGAAAACTATTTGGAACTGTCCACAGATTAGACACATAGGTGACCAATTGAAATGAGTCCGTTCAGATCTTCAGGATGTGTTCAGACGATGCCAAATCCTCCCATTTTAAGTGTTATCAGTTGCTTTTGGAATGTAAAACTCCATTAAGTGATTACTATAACATGTTGGACATACTACATACTTTAGCTATTATGGCTATGTTTGTGCTGCTTTAATGTCCAAAGTAATGGTTATGCTTATGATCAAAGATAAGACACACCATATGGGAAAAGGCCATTTAATTATTGAGAATGGTTTCATCTAAATGCTTTGTTGATTGTGGTAACTGGTTTGGTGTGTTTTAAGAAAACCAAATACAACATAACAAGTGTTATTCATGGATAATTTGTGTGGATattaatacaaataataatcaAACTAACAAAATCTAAATGTCTACTTTGTTTACAATACGGTTTGGAGTCAATGGTTCTTCTATTGTACAACCGCTTCTTACTCTTTGAAAACATTGCATAAGCATGACTTGGTTAATGGTCTAAGTCTACCCTCATTCTGGGTCAGCCCCACTACTGCACATTTGTTTGACTTTATGCAAAGTTAGTTCCGAAGCTAAACTACCATGTCGTGAGCTGAAAGTATTGGCTGGTATTCAGGAATATGCAGATTTCTGGACCTTGGAGAAGAAATGGAGGATGGGCCACAGAAATGCAACGTGTCTGGGAAGTCTCTGGGAAAAAAAACAGTTCTATATATGACCGTCGGAGTTGTGATTTGAAAGCGACAAACCGACACCGGCAGTCAGCGAACTATTTATGACCTAGGTCCAAAGTTCATTGGTTGCAGTTACTATTGTGCACCATGTCGGAAGTTAAAAAGCTGAAGACGGTAAGTTGCATAGAACTATAGAATTTGATGGTggattttttaaacttttttaaaCTTTAACTTTAAGCTGTTTAATAACCATCTACATTCAGTATGGCAATATCCTACTCTGGTTCACTGGACGATTATGAACCGTTTTTTCTTTTGTCAGTAACAAAATACTTGCACCTTACTCTGGTTCACTGATAATTAACAACACTTCTGTTCAGGTAGGCCTACATAATATTAATAATCATCATAATTGGCTAAATTTACCCATAGCACACACAATGTTTGATAAAACTATTACATTCTAGTTGTAACTCATGGCATCTTACATGACATACTGTGGTGTTACTTGTCTTGTGAGGAGGGATGCCGTATCATATGCTAGTAAACCAGTGAAATATGGGATTATCATTATTTCAATGGTATGGTATGGTATGGTATGGTATGGTATGGTATGGTATGGTATGGTATGGTATGGTATGATAAACAATCCAACGCAAGAATTTGATTTTTCACTTATTGTTGAAAACATTCAAAATAATCTTGTATATGAAGACAGGTAGTGACCATCAAAAGCCTGTTTCATAGACATTCAAGGTAGCTTTTACTTTTGAGGTTGGAATACGTTTGCTTTCATATAGTGTAGTATCTCGCTTAAAAAATCCCTGCAGGCATCCAACTGAATTTGTTTAGCgaccacatacagacacatttgTGTACATCCTTTGCATAGTCAACTGTGTCCACCGAGGGGATCTGGAAAATGTAACGTGTTACATAATATGGATTCATAGGCCTACACAGCAATAAAAAGACTGACAACATGATTGAAAAAGCTTTCAGTTatggagagcaagagaaagaaaggcagaGTCTAATGTGTACTGCTTCTCATACTGTATTGAATGCAACTCATGGAAGGATGAGTGATTAGAGAGTAGTGTTTGCTCAGGCTGACTGAATGCTACTAATGGTTTATTTTCCTTCTATTCATTCTGCTATGCATTTTGGGTGCATATTGTTGGCTGGTTGATAATATGTCAGATGTTGAAGCACATTAATCGGTGTGGGAATTTGACTATATTATTCAGAATTACGGTTAGGTTGAAGCAGTTGGCTTCCCTGCAGCTTATTTTGCATACTAAAATAATTACTCAAATCCACATTCATAACAGAGACTGGGTTGTGTGTTATGTCCTCCTCAGAGACACACCTTAGTGTGTCAAGGTTGCTAGCATGCCGGTTCTGCCAGAAATGAGTGGTGCAAATGACGAGAGGATATGTGTAGCCCACACCCAGTGGGATCACTGTAGCTAGTGTAGTGGCTGGTTGTGAGAATTGaccaaagaggaggagggatgcagggaaggagggagagggtctaCAGGAATGGGCAGGCGTGTGGACATTGGGTCTGCCACATAATTTCTGGGACTCGGCACACTGGACACATTGTCCAGCTGGTTCCCTCCCAGTCAGTAGGTAAAACAAGCTCCATCTGACTCTGCAGGAGTCCATTCAGCTGTGctgaacttacatttacatttagtcattttagcagacgttcttatccagagcaacttacagtaggtacagggacattccccccgaggcaagtacggtgaagtgccttacccaaggacacaacgtcatttggcacgaccggtaattgaactggcaaccttcagattaatagcccaattccctaaccgctcagccacctgactcccatagaaATGTGCTGGATGAAACCCAGACACATCAGGTTGAATGGAAGATCATTTCATTGCTATGCTGTAATAAAGTTGTATCTGCCACACTCTGGATTATTTTAAGGACAGTCTGGTCCGGACACCACCTGATACATCAACATAGACTGTTAGTTTGGCGACCATAGATACTAAGTAAATAAAATAGGTTAATTAAATGCAATATGGAAGCAATTTAAAACAGAAGCAGATCTAAACCTATTGGATTCCCGTAACAAAACTTGTTGATACAGTAAATTGCAAGTCATTCATAGCACCAGCTCACCTTAAGCTACATGACTTAAACAATGCTGTAAAATGGAGAGAGCCACAGCTATAAACTTGAGCATCTGAGCTGATCATTTTCTGAACTTCTACTgaacctttttttgttttttttgagtTATAAAAACAATGTTCTGACAATGTGTTCTTTTGATTTCAGGTTCTGAACAAATCCACCAATGTGGTGTACCAGTCCCCAAATGTGAGCAGGGTCAAGAGAGGCCAGGTGGTGGGGACCAGAGGAGGCTTCAGAGGCTGCACTGTCTGGCTGACAGGTAAACACTCTTGGCCATCGCTCTCCCTCTTGAAGCTTGGACATGGGTTTCTCAGGGTGTACTTAGGACTACTGTACCCCTTGACACCTCCCTAAGAGAACTTGGCTTTCGTTTGGCAGGGTATCTTACACTCTATCTCCTCTCATGTGTCCAGGTCTGTCAGGGGCTGGGAAGACCACCATTGGCTTTGCCCTGGAGGAGTACCTGGTCTCCCATGGCATTCCCTGCTATTCTCTAGATGGAGATAATATTCGGCACGGCCTCAACAAGAACCTTGGTTTCAGCGCCAGTGATCGCGAAGAGAACATTCGTCGCATCGCAGAGGTGGCCAGGCTTTTTGCCGATGCCGGCTTGGTCTGCATCACTAGCTTCATCTCCCCCTACACTAAGGTACATACAAGGCGTACACACTTTTCATTCTCCAAATCTTACTGTTGATGTCTATCTGAACTGCTCTTTCTTTAAGTTCCCACAGAGAATTTAAATAACATACCACATTGCAGCAAATAGATTCAGATACTCATGAGACTACTGTTTATAAAGGATCGTGATGATGCCAGGAAGATACATGAAAGTGCTGGCTTGCCTTTCTTTGAAATGTTTGTCAACGCTTCTCTGGAGGTGTGTGAAAACCGCGACGTAAAGGGACTCTACAAGAAAGCCCGAGCTGGGGAAATCAAAGGTATTTGTTAGGAACTGTCCTtaactttctttctcctctgcaGAACTATGCCATCCTTAGATTTGAATTTCCGGCTTAAAATGTAACACACCTATAATATACCTTTCCTCTCTTAACTTGAAACATCTTCTTTCTATTGAGACTGTAATTTTCGGTAATGATGTGATCGATAATGCCTTCCACCTGTTTCTCAGGGTTTACCGGAATTGATTCAGAGTATGAACATCCTAACACCCCAGACTTGGTGCTGAAGACTGGAGACCTAACAGTCAACGAGTGCATTCAACAGGTGGTGGAGCTGCTTAGGGAACAGGTGGGtctgacatacagacacacaccacgcacacaagTCTTCCAGAAGAGAAACTTATTTGCATCTCATCCATAAAAGAGCCACAGAATGTTTAAAGCAGACCAAAGACGCTTTCCCACCGCATAGTATCAGCTCATATCAACTCGACTATACTCTCTTAGTACCAGGTACTTTGCTTTTCACAGCAGATAGTACTTCTCAATGTAGCTGGTCATCATAGCGATGCAGCATGAAACTGCCGTAATGTCATTTTCAATGCGACAAACACCACTCTCACTGGATCCTTTTGTTGGCAACAAAATAAAGGATCATCTGCTCAATGTGGTTTGCCAGTTAATCAAGTACTCGggtaaatgaaaacatttgtgGAAGCTATAGTAGCAGCTTGGGTATTTAAAAATGGCAgatttgtgcaggatgtcccgtTTCGCGATTTTCTCCCATTAGCAGTCTGCAGTGTTTTCATGTCACCCCTTTGGTATCGCCTCAGTTCTCTTAGAACCTTGAAGGAAGTGACACAAAAAAGTAGCCTACCAGGTACCAGGTTTGCCTAGTAGAGTTGAGTCAAGCCGGCACCATGCAGTGGAAAAGCACTATATCACAAAAGCATTTATTGACAGTTCACCAGAGATATATATTTAAAGTACAGTCATGAATACTATTTAATCATGTTTTACTCTATTGCTACTTGCACAGAATATTGTGCCCAATGGAATCACGGAAAACGTGAATGAGCTGTTTGTTCCAGAGAACAAGCTGAAGCTGGCACAGTCTGATGCTAAAACATTACCAACCATCAGCATCACCAAGGTAACACTCTGACCCATAATCCATATCTTTTTATAGGGGCCCAGATGGACATGGGTCAATACTGGACTGGAGGCAGACCTGGCTTTTCACAACCTGCTGATCAGCCATTCTGTTTAGACTTTGTATTTTTTACAATGTGTTCTTACACACTGAAATCCACATAAAGTATGCCCTATGCAGCAGTGTTCAGTATAAATTGGAGCAAAGTGAAATCTAAAGAACATAATACTCAGAATACAttctaaatacatatatatatataacttcaTGATCTATATCACCTCTCATCATTCATGTGTAATGTAATGCATTGTGTATATTATTGCCGTGTTTTAAGGGCTTTTCCATCCTTCCTCAGATGGACCTCCAGTGGGTGCAGGTCCTGGCGGAGGGCTGGGCCAGCCCCCTGAAGGGCtttatgagggagagagagttcctCCAGGTCATGCACTTTGGCAACCTGCTGGACGGTAAGAGTGGGAAGGCGTTTAAAGGAAGACATATTATAAGAAGATTATATTACCTAATATC harbors:
- the LOC136943667 gene encoding multiple inositol polyphosphate phosphatase 1-like; amino-acid sequence: MWFTFSFTVCVANFFCSISFVNACHTTGTNIPVIAKYFSTKGRYEEVNPYLIEDILAVNKSLLQPPSPECRGIHLTAIVRHGTRYPTSKNVKKMRQLHNLIVREVSDPEVQREIKQWKMWYTDEMDGRLVQKGVDDHRHLAVRLSKLFPSLITEKKLRDGNIKFMTSSKHRCVNSTMAFKGGLTQLWNIKDQNVDHEVNDALMRFFDHCTKFVETVENNPPALAELDKFKLGAEMTRVQEKIADRLTVPYSRITADMAEAAFYLCAYEFAIKTENSPWCQLFDEVDAQVLEYANDLKQFWKRGYGHDINSKTSCILFHDVFSRLERAAGESRSGEKVTEAVTIQVGHAETLLPLLTLLGFFKDSEALTSTNYATQSQRSFRTSQMLPYTANLLLVLYDCGDQGLRLQPFLNERPLAFPGLGANEGYAPLYKDVREHYKYLLDGCDFETECQLFPPH